One window of Schistocerca cancellata isolate TAMUIC-IGC-003103 chromosome 9, iqSchCanc2.1, whole genome shotgun sequence genomic DNA carries:
- the LOC126101033 gene encoding mediator of RNA polymerase II transcription subunit 21 isoform X1, which yields MADRLTQLQDTINQQADHFCNSIGILQQYSTPSKFSGFDRSGSQTPSQQQQEDYAQLFATLIARCAKDIDVLIESLPNDDSSTELQCNSLRLLEQENKEAGEQLEEVVRRGEALLQQIQDALADIAQSQLDMQRLAAADS from the exons ATGGCGGATAGATTAACACAACTTCAAGATACGATTAATCAG CAAGCCGATCACTTCTGTAACAGTATTGGCATCCTACAACAATATTCAACACCCAGTAAATTTTCTGGATTTGACAGAAGCGGGTCCCAGACAccttcacaacaacaacaagaag ATTATGCTCAGCTTTTTGCTACGTTAATCGCTAGATGTGCTAAAGATATAGATGTCTTGATTGAATCCTTGCCAAACGATGATTCCTCAACGGAATTGCAG TGTAACAGCTTGCGCTTGTTAGAACAGGAGAACAAGGAAGCAGGTGAGCAGCTGGAAGAAGTGGTGCGGCGTGGTGAGGCCCTGCTGCAGCAAATCCAAGATGCACTTGCAGACATTGCACAGAGTCAGCTAGACATGCAAAGACTTGCTGCAGCTGATAGTTAA
- the LOC126101033 gene encoding mediator of RNA polymerase II transcription subunit 21 isoform X2 yields MADRLTQLQDTINQQADHFCNSIGILQQYSTPSKFSGFDRSGSQTPSQQQQEDYAQLFATLIARCAKDIDVLIESLPNDDSSTELQENKEAGEQLEEVVRRGEALLQQIQDALADIAQSQLDMQRLAAADS; encoded by the exons ATGGCGGATAGATTAACACAACTTCAAGATACGATTAATCAG CAAGCCGATCACTTCTGTAACAGTATTGGCATCCTACAACAATATTCAACACCCAGTAAATTTTCTGGATTTGACAGAAGCGGGTCCCAGACAccttcacaacaacaacaagaag ATTATGCTCAGCTTTTTGCTACGTTAATCGCTAGATGTGCTAAAGATATAGATGTCTTGATTGAATCCTTGCCAAACGATGATTCCTCAACGGAATTGCAG GAGAACAAGGAAGCAGGTGAGCAGCTGGAAGAAGTGGTGCGGCGTGGTGAGGCCCTGCTGCAGCAAATCCAAGATGCACTTGCAGACATTGCACAGAGTCAGCTAGACATGCAAAGACTTGCTGCAGCTGATAGTTAA